Genomic window (Candidatus Saccharibacteria bacterium oral taxon 488):
ATGATACCTTAAGCCACTTGCCTTCAATTTTGTTAAGTTTTTCATCAAGCTGTTTGAGGATCTGGTCGCGTACCATCGTCGACTGCGTATCTGGTAGCATCCCCCGGCTTCGAGCCTTGATGATCGTCTCTACCATCTGGCGCACGATATCTTTTAGATGTTCGCTCTTAATATAAATCGTGCCTTTGCCGTCAGCCACCATTGTGAGGATGACGTCTTGCTGGATCTCCATGCCGTTGATCGCTAATGTAATGGTAGCCTCGGTTTTTGATTTTGGTGGGTCAGCAGCGGCTTTGAGCTTGACATCAATACGATTACCGTTGCCGAGATTCATGACGAGTTTACCCGAGGAAACCACCTTTTTGGTCTGAAATGAATTAATCACTGCATCAGTTACCATCCTCTGCGGATCTTGCCACCAGAAAAAGTACAACAGTACCGCAGCAATAGCCAGCAGCAATACAACCGAGCCGGTAACAATACCGACGATGAGGCCGGTTTTCTTTTTTGGCGGCATAACCGAATTCATGATCGGTGGTTGCGATGTCGGCGATGCTGGTCGTGCCGGCGTCGACGCAGGCTGATCAGCCTGTGCAGGCGGAGTCGTTGTCGACTGTGATGAGCTTGATGTGCCCGTCGACTGCGACGCTGCCGGCGGTGTTGACGCAGCGGCTTTATCCGCTGGTGTTTTCTTACTATTCGTACCCTTGTCGTCCATATTTCTCCTCGTTATACTTTCATTGTATCGCTATCCGCGAAAGCGCGAGAAAAATTCATTTTTTCGCTTAATCCAGTCAGGTGACTGGCGCACTAATTTTTTCTCATCCTCGGTGCTGTGCAGGTTAATTTTAATCGCTTCCTCGAGCCAAACACCCCCGCTCGAACCTTTGAAGAGAGCCACGCCGCCCGCATGAAGTTTTTCGCGCACAAATCCGCCGGCCATCAGCGCATCACGACACTCCTTGACCTGACAGCCGCGACGACGTGCTACCGGCGCCAGGTATTGATTAGCCATCTCGCCAACGGTCACTACCCAATCCAGCTCGTCCGGTGAGCACTGGGCGCCGAGCTTCGCATGACCGGCCTGCGTATCCTTGCGTAGCCCATTCATATTACCAAACACCACGATACGCTGCGGCACCTCGAGACTGTACAGCGTTTGTAGTGCTGACAATGCCGTCAGCGGCGACGAGCTATAGCTATCATCAATCAGAATCGTCTGATCCGCGCCGCGAAGCACTTGCATCCGACCCGGCAGCGGAAGTAACTGACTCAAGCCCTTTTCAATCAACTCTTTCGTCATACCCATCCGCACCCCGGCGAGCATCGCCACGACGGCTGGTCGCAGATTATGCTCACCAAGCAGCGGCAGCGTCACTGCGATGCCATTAGGATATTCCGGGCCGATAATCTTGCCGACATAACCGTGCTCCAGCGAGAAATCATGCTGCTCAAAATAATACTCAGCGACCTCGCTGGTACCATATGTCGTCATCTGGGGATTCGTCAAAAATGCGGCAAATCGACCGTCGATATCATCACGGTTAATAGCCGCAAAGCGAGCATTATTCGCCAATGTCAACATCTCGCCAGCTACCTCTTCGACGGTATGTTCAACCCGCATGCGGCCAGAGGTGACTGACGTCACAACGGCCATGTCCGGCAAAATAACCTGCTGAAACCATGCATTAAAACCAGGCTGCATCGGGCTGAATTCTTGGACGATGACATGAGCTTCGGGATGCTCGGCGCGAGCACGTTTCTTGACAGCTCGCATCATCTTGCGGCGGTGCCAAAATCCCCACTTCTCCTCCGGACGATTCTCGGGGTAGCGCACGCCCATGATTTGCAGGAGCGTTTGTAAGTGCGACGTTGGCTCAGCAGCGTGCATGGCGACAGCAAACTGCTGCGATAGCACAGTAGCGATCGCTGTTTTGGCACTCGTTTTACCGGCACTCCCGGTCACTGCGATCAACTTGACATCAGCATGGTCGGCAAAAAATTGCCGGACATAGCGTATCATTTTTTTCTCAAACGACTTCTTGAACATCCCCTTTATCATACCATAAGCGCTATCAAACGCGCTACTTGACGAACAAAAAAGAGCTGTTACGCGCCCACCCGGGGCAATTTCGTGTGTTTGTTTTGGATGGCAGCATAGGAAACGCCCCTATGCGTACCAGCTCTGACGATATTATGCGCTTTTTTGTTAAAAAGCACAAGGGGTTTGATCAATATTTACCTACAATTGTTTAGCGAAGGCATTAGTGCTACGCACGACCGCGCCTTTTTTCAAGTAGAATCGCTGCGCCGCTTCACGTTCTGGGCGCGATGTAAACTCCAGTTTTTGAGCGCCCTGCTCGCGGCCCCAGTCAATGACAGCGTCCCAGAGTCGAGAACCGACACCCTTGCCCTGTACCGTTGGGTCAGTCACAAAATCATCAAGGTAAATTTTGCGCCCAGCAGCTGGCCCAAGTAGCAGTGCCGCCGTTGCCATGCCGACAACTTTGCCCGATAGTCGCGCCAATAACAACACATGACTTGGCGAGTCAATGATCTGCTGTAACAGCTCGGCATCAGCCGGATGTGGCTTGCTGGTGAGTGCCGCGATGAGGTTAGTAATGTCTGCCACATCAGATTCGGCGATGTGGGATGCTCGTTTAATTGTCAATTCGTTCATAGTTCCATTATACTATACTCATGAATCAGCACATACGAGACTTAGCAAAAATTTTAGCTTTAAACCCGCCGCGCGTGGTATTTCCTGAGGGCGATAATCACATCATCCAGCAGGCAGCGCGCGCACTAGAAGAAAGCGGCGCGGTGCAGCCGGTGCTGCTTGATGGAAAAGAGGACGCTATCAGTCGCGGTGCAACGATGCTAACGAGCGGCGAGGCTGACGTTATGGTGGCTGGAATTGATCATCCAACGAAAGACGTGCTCCGAGCTGGGCTGAAAATTGTTGGACTGGCGCCCGATGTTCGGTATGCATCCAGCTTTTTCGTGATAGACATTCCACAGTTTCAGGGCGGCGAACAGGGTCTGCTCCTCTTTGCCGACTGCGGCATGAACATTCAGCCAAACGCCGAACAACTGGCGGCAATTGCTGTGGCCTCAGCGGATAGTGCGGCGTCGCTCGGCTGGGAGCCACGCGTGGCTATGCTGTCATACTCAACGAAAGGCAGCGCTGGTGGCGACAGTGTCGAGCTCGTCACGCAGGCCCTACAACTCGTCAAAACAGAGCGGCCCGATATATC
Coding sequences:
- a CDS encoding phosphate acetyltransferase, which translates into the protein MNQHIRDLAKILALNPPRVVFPEGDNHIIQQAARALEESGAVQPVLLDGKEDAISRGATMLTSGEADVMVAGIDHPTKDVLRAGLKIVGLAPDVRYASSFFVIDIPQFQGGEQGLLLFADCGMNIQPNAEQLAAIAVASADSAASLGWEPRVAMLSYSTKGSAGGDSVELVTQALQLVKTERPDISIDGELQLDAAIVPTIGQKKSPDSPVAGQANVLVFPNLDSGNIAYKLAEHLAGGHAYGPILQGFARPISDLSRGSSVDDVIGATLITASMARGTRLATKATG
- a CDS encoding GNAT family N-acetyltransferase codes for the protein MNELTIKRASHIAESDVADITNLIAALTSKPHPADAELLQQIIDSPSHVLLLARLSGKVVGMATAALLLGPAAGRKIYLDDFVTDPTVQGKGVGSRLWDAVIDWGREQGAQKLEFTSRPEREAAQRFYLKKGAVVRSTNAFAKQL